From the Candidatus Nitrosotenuis uzonensis genome, the window GTCACCTCGGTCACACCGGCCACACTTGAAACGTCTCTTTGTAGGACATTCTGGCCTAGCAAAATCGAGCCGATGTACAAGTACGCGGCCGCTATGCCATTTGGAGCCTTGCCGTCTGCAACGTTCATGTCCTTGGTCTTCTCTGCTATCTCCAAGGCCAATCTTTCTACTCGTACGTCAGTATTTGTCAGATTGGATATCTTGGAGATGTACTTGTCCATGGTTATCACCGGAGCCGTTACGGAGCCCAGCTCCATGACCAGCGTGCGATAGTATTTTGCGGCAAGTTTTGTCTTCATCTTCAGGTCTTTTGCAAGACCGGTTCCAGCGCAAATTTCCTCAAGGGATCTTACGACGTCGCATTGCTTGCACGCCATGTATATGACAGCAGCTGCTATGCATGCGACAGATTTTCCCTTCACTTCAACACGGTTGTCGAGATTTCGGTATATCATCGAGGCCGTCTCCAAGACATTATCTGACAGAGACTGGTTTTGACATGCGGTTCCTATCACTGATAAGACGTTTGCCAGTCTTCTCTCTCGTGGTGACGATACTCTGACCCTTTGTTGCCATTTTCTCAGATTATGCATCTGGTTGGCAACCTGATAGTTGATCGTCTTGCCGCTAAAGTCTTTTGTGGAGATTGCTATCTCTGTGGTGATCCCCAAGTCATGTTGCGAGTATGTTGTCTGTCCGCTTGCGCGCGTTACTTTGAATCTTTCTTCAAGACTTGAGCTTTTTGACTCTGGACCATAATCTGCCAGCTGTTCCATGACGACAACGCCGCACATGGAACAGATGCGTTCACCGCTTGACAAATCATCAACAAGTGACGATTTGCATTCTGGGCAGCATGTTTCTAGTTCTGTTACGTTCATCTTCTTTGCTTCCTATTTTTTTGTTTAATCACAGGTTCATCAAGGAAGTATACCTTGGTTCCAACGTATTTTTTGATGTTGTTCGTAAGAGAGATTGCCGACGCATACGGGTTTGAAACTGGCCCGATAAGCTCTGCAACCTTTGCAATTCTCCTTCCGGATTCATCGCATACAAAGTTGCCCTCCTCTAGTTGTCGTTTGAGTCGTATGATGACTCTGCCACTACTGGCCAAGTGCATAATTTCCCCTACCTCCTGCAATTATTACTCAAAACAGTAGTCAGCTAATCATAGACTTCTGTCAACTTTACTTTAGCTCCAAGCTGAAACGAATTTTATTTTGACTGTTTTGCTCTTTTTGCAACAAGACGCTCAGAAATCTTGTACATAGCTTGCATCTTCGGCGTTGATTTTGGCAGCGTGATGTAGCCTGACCTGACATAAGCCCTCCTTGGGAATCTTACCTTCTCATCTGACTCTGTTACCTCGAATCCGGCCTCCTTTGTTGCATCAATTAGCTCTTTGAGTGATGGGTCAAAAACACATTTTTCCTTTGGAAGCCTGCGACCCATTTTTTTGGTGAGCGTCTTGTTAAAATAATCCAGCCAGATTACGAAGTGTTCGTAATCCTTCATCTGATCACTTTATGAGAATTGCGTTGACTACTCCGTGCTGCCCCGGCCTTGAGACTACTTTGCACTTGCCGTCCTCGGTTTCAAGTACTGCGCCTTTTGATATGACACCACGCCTTTGGTAGTCGTTGTTTGTTGCATTTTCTAATACCTTGAGAATTTTTGATTTCTTTACCTTGCCATCGTTTAATGCAAGATTGACATGATCTGCAGTCTTTAATGCTGTCTTGACAAGACCTGCTCTGACGTCCCTTGTGACTGTGGTCTGAGTGCCTATTACTGCCTCATTTGGGAATCTATCCATGTCGTATTTTCTTCTTGTTCTGAGAGGATGTCTTCTTCCACCGGTTATCTTGCTTGTTGCTAGATTCTCAGTTGAGCGTTTCACAAATCGGGTTTGCAGTACTCTAATTTATACAAAGCGCATTTTCTTCTAGGCTTGCTGAGTCAGAGGCTGAGGCACAGAAGCCGGTCTTCTTATTTTCTTGAAGAGCTTTTCTTTGAGCACATCCGAATCTCCGCTTATTCCAAAGTATTTCTGGAACTTTGCAGTTGTCATGTATATTTTGAGTCTACCTACATTCTGATGCGATATATAATCAAGCTGTTCAAGCTCCTTTAGGTGAGAGTAAACTCCGGTCCCTCTTGTCTCTACCAGCTGTTTTGATGATATGGGTTGCATGTAAGCAATGTATGAGAGAGTCTTCAGTGTCGCGTTTGCAAGTATGGGTTTTGAGGCGTATCTTCTGACCACGTTGTTAAATTCCGGCTTTAACTGGAATACGTACGAGCCGTCAGGAAGTACGGCTATCTCAATGGCACGGAATGCTGTCTTTACCTTTTTCTCAAGTGCGCCAAGAAGAGCAAGAGTTTTCGTTCTTGACTCTGTGCCTGATGCCTTTATCAGCTCCTCTACCGAAAGAGGCCTGCCTGCAGAGTAAAGCGCCGCCTCCAGTCTTGCCGCCGCCTCGTTCTCATCTTCTACCTTGGTCATGTCTATGCACCTGTAGCCTGCTGAATCACGGTGATTTTGATATCGTCGTCAATCTGCTCAAGGTCGACTTTTTGATCCCTTGCAAGGAACAATATGGCAAAAAAGCATCGTATAGAGTCTGTCACATCAAGGTCTGCAACTATCTTGTGGAGAAACCCAAAACCGTCGTTTTCTATCTTGCGAAGTATGAGATCCTCGTATTTTCCTATTATGTTTTCAAGCGATACGAAATAATCCTTAAAGTCGGGAACCTCGACCGGCTCAAAGCGAAGCTGGCTCCCCCTCCTTGATCTTGGATTTGCGATGGTCCCGATGAGATTCTCCAACAGATCTAAAAGCTCGTCCAGCGTTACTGGATATGTGGCCTCGTGCCTGTATGGGATGTTTAAAAGCTGAATGTCTACATCTGATCTTTCACGCATGGGCTTTTTTTCCATCGCTGCCTTCTGTAGTGCAAATATTCTTTCCACTTTCATTCTGTGGATCAGCGATGATGACAGGGCGGCCATTCCTGCTACACGCAAGTCCTTTTTGTCCGCCTTTTTCAGTATTGAGATGAGAATTTCCAGAATCTGGACTATGTTGATCTCCCAGACGTCCTTTTTTGTAATAGTATTTGGGTTGAATAGAACATTCACTGGCGCCTGTGAGATGTTCTCGGCACTATGACTCAATAATGGAAATCTCCTGCTTGCTCAATAATACTGTGAGGCTCTATTTTTTTGCCTCAGTCTGTCAACTCTTATATTGTAATGGTATGGATGAATTCCCATGAAGGCTGCAAGAATAATAGAGCCGGAAAAACCACTTGTAATTTCTGATGTTGACACACCAGAGCCAAAAGACTCCGAAGTTCTAGTCAAGGTCAAGGCAGTCGGCGTGTGCCACAGCGACCTCCACCTATGGGAAGGCGGATACGATACAGGCGATGGTTTTATGAAAGTCACAGACAGGGGAGTAAAATTTCCTGTCATACCTGGACATGAGATTGTCGGCACGATTACCGAAGTAGGAGGCTCAGTTCAGGGATTTTCGGTTGGGGACAACGTGCTTGTATATCCGTGGATTGGATGCGGTAACTGTCCTGCATGCCGTGTAGGAAATGATAATTTGTGTGATGCGCCGCGCTCGCTTGGTGTATTTCAGAATGGTGGTTACGCCGAATATGTGCTTGTTCCACACTTTAAGTTCTTAGCAAAGGTATCTGGAATCGACCTTGACGCTGCAGCATCGCTTGCGTGCTCTGGGCTTACTGCTTATACTGCAATAAAGAAGGCAAATGCAAACTCGCAGCACAGTATAGTGATTTTCGGTGCTGGGGGCCTTGGACTCATGGGAGTGCAGATAGCTCGTGCCATAACCAGCGCAAACATAATCTGTGTAGATATTGATGATGCTAAACTGCAGACTGCAAAAGAGCTTGGAGCAGACAGCGTGGTCAACTCCAAGGATGCTGATGCAACCCAAAAGATAATCAGTCTTTGCGGCGGCAAAGGAGCAGACAGCGTGATTGACTTTGTCAATGCGCCGCCCACTGTGAAGATGGGGCTTGCGGTTCTAAGAAAGCGCGGTAATCTTATTCTTGTAGGGCTTTTTGGAGGTTCAATTGATCTCTCACTTGTCACAGTCCCCTTGAAGGCAATCACAATACAAGGCGCATACACTGGAAGCTACAATGACATGCTTGAGCTTTTAGGACTTGCAAAAAGGGGTGTTATCAACCCGATAATCTCAAAGAGATATTCTCTTTCCGAGGCAAACGCCGCCCTTGAAGACCTAAAGGCTCGCAAGATACTAGGAAGGGCAGTCATCAACCCGTGATAAGTGAAATATAATGAAAAAGATCGAGGCAATCATCCGTTCCCAAAACTTTGCAAACATAAAGGCGCAGATATCAAAGGTTGGCTCTTACATCATCGCCAAGCATAACATATCTAACAGCGAGATATATGAAAAACAATCAGGATCACGGCTGGGAAGCACGGGACTCAAGAGTGTGCCTCTTGTAAAAATAGAGCTTGTAGTTCCAGACTTGGAAGCAAAAGATGTCATAAAGATAATTTCTGCATCATCTGGCATAAAGCCGTCCGATGGGGGTAAGATATTCGTCTCGGAGATGACAGAGATAGTTGATATGGCAACGCTTGAGGGTGAGAAGGAGCTTGAGACGGCAGAACAATCGAACACAAAGCGAAGCAGGCTTGTACCTCTTCAAAAATACACGCTACTCAAAGTGGAAGAATTCTACGAGCAAAACAAAGAGTCTTTGCAGGCAAACTACAAAATAAAGTCGTTTAGCGACTTTGTGAACTTTTGCATACTGCAACATTTGGCGATCTTTGAAGAGAAGACAAGATCACATAAATCAGTGTATGATTTGAATACTGTCTAACTTTTCTTTTGTTTTGTCTGTATGTCTACTGTATAGTCTATACGTGAAACAAAGATCATCCCGTCCCCGCTTGAGCCAGTGCTTGCAACACCTACTATTGCATCGATTATTCGGTCTACCTTATCGTCTTCTACTATGGTCATTACGGATGCAAGACTGTTATATTCGGCTTGCTGCTTGCTTGTACCTCGCAGACTGCGAAGTGAGGGACGCACACCCTTACCCCTGCCCTTAGAGTCCGTTATGGTGATGCCACCTACTCCAATATCCTCTATGGCCGATACTACAAGGTTCAGCTTGTTGTTTGGTATTATGGTCTCTATACGTTTCACAACTGTGGTTTTCCTGACTGTTACAAAATCATTTTGGTTGGTTTGTAATCATCATTTGTAACTATATAGTCGAATATAGTATATGTAGAACATGCTTTAATTACGCAGGTTTTGAGCATGCGTATGGGGCAGTGGCTATCATGGGTAAAGTCAAACGAGAAGGAAATTCTTACAATTCTGGATAACCTTGCATTAAAGGCAAAGGAGACATCAGAGCAGCTTGTGGATCTGTTCTTGAATATGGACAGGGCATCTGATTATCAGGAGAGAATAAAAAAATTGGAAAGGGAGGCAGACGATCTGACGCGTTCAATATTTGCAGAGCTTAACAAGACATTCATAACGCCACTTGACAGAGAGGACATACAAAGGATTGCCGCAAAGACAGATGATGTCATAGACTACATGGAAGGCATTGCTGGAAGGATCACAAGCTATCATATTGCGTCAGCCCCTCCATTCATGCTTGAGATTGCAAAGCAGCTAGCAGAGGCAATCAAGGAAGTTGAAATACTGATATCACAGCTCAAGCATGTCAAGGCAGACAAGTCGCTAATTGAGCACTGCCGGAAAATCAGCGATATTGAGCACAAAATAGATGATCTGTACAGGACTGCAGTTGGGCAGCTCTTTGAGACTAATGATGCCGTTAACATAATAAAACTAAAGGATATTTACGAGGCAATAGAGACTGCCTCGGATAGGTGTCTTGACGTAGCTGATGTAATAGAAGACATAGTTCTCAAATACACATAAGGGTATGTACGAGCTTGCAATTGGGGCAATAGTGGCAGCGCTAATTTTTGATTTTGTCAACGGCTGGAATGACGCTGCAAACTCTGTTGCTACGGTGATAGGTACAAGAGTACTCAAACCACTGCATGCGGTATTGCTCTCGGCGGCTGCAAATTTTATCGGTCCTTTCCTGTTTGGCGTGGCAGTTGCTACGACAATAGCAAAGGGAATTCTGAATCCTGATGATGTTACAATATACATGATAATCGGAGGTCTGGTGGGCGCAACATCGTGGGCATCAATTTGTACGTATTTTGGGCTGCCAATCTCCGTGAGCCACTCACTTATAGGAGGACTGATTGGAACGGGCCTGGCAGTAGTAGGATTTGAAAGATTGTTGTTTGATGGGCTCTACAAGGTGCTGATAGGGATAGTGGTCTCGCCTCTTGGTGGAATGGCCATAGGGATAATCTTTACCACAGTGATAATTACTGTATTTGCAAAAAAGCGGCCAGGCCCTGTGAACAAGACATTTGGCAAGCTCCAACTTTTCTCGTCTGCATGGTTTGCGCTAACTCATGGCGCAAACGACGGCCAGAAGACAATGGGGATAATCGTACTGATACTTATGTCAGAAGGGATACTGAGCACATTCGAGGTCCCAATATGGGTGATTCTGGCAGCATCGTCTGCAATAGCGCTTGGCACCTTTATCGGAGGCTTTAAGGTGATCAAGACATTGGGAATAAAAATAGCAAGACTAAAACCCTATCAGGGATTTGCTGCCGAAACTGGTGGTGGAATAGTCCTTGCTGTATTTGCGTCCTTGGGTATTCCTGCCAGCACCACTCATGCAATAACGGGCTCTATTATGGGATCTGGTGCAGCACGCAGAAAACACGCTGTTCGATGGAAGGTGGGAAGACAGATCGTTGCAGCTTGGCTCATAACCATACCGGGAAGCGCGGCAATCGCGTTTGCTGCCACCACGATGATTAACTGGATAGTTGGCGTATAATTTTTCAACAATGTATGTTCATAACTTGAGCAGCTAGTATAAAATAAAACAGAATGCACTTCTTTGCGTGGCAAAAAAAGAGCCTGATTTTGATCTGGCGCTGACTCACCTGAGAAACAACCAGATAATGGCAGCATACAACATGTTCACCAGCATTGCGGAATCGATAAAAAACATTGATCCGGTAAAGGCCGCACTCTCGTACATTCTGGCATCTGAGTGCAGAGGGCGCCAGAACAAGGATGCCTCATCGGAGGCAACGGAGGCAGGAAGGCTATTTTTATCATATGGAAAAAAGCAAAAAGATTATCTTGCAAAATCTGCGTTTCTGTGCGCCGCAAAATGTTTTCTGAAGGCATCCAGATACGATGATGCAAAGGACGCCTTTGAGCGCTCAAAAGAGTTTCAGATAAAAGACACAGAACAGGACCAGCGTCCTATACTAGTCGTTGATGATAGCAGGGCAATCGTACTCAAGCTTGAAAACCATCTTGAAAACCTAGGGTATAGGAACATCCACACCGCGTCTACTGGAAAC encodes:
- a CDS encoding P-II family nitrogen regulator; this encodes MKRIETIIPNNKLNLVVSAIEDIGVGGITITDSKGRGKGVRPSLRSLRGTSKQQAEYNSLASVMTIVEDDKVDRIIDAIVGVASTGSSGDGMIFVSRIDYTVDIQTKQKKS
- a CDS encoding transcription initiation factor IIB, whose translation is MNVTELETCCPECKSSLVDDLSSGERICSMCGVVVMEQLADYGPESKSSSLEERFKVTRASGQTTYSQHDLGITTEIAISTKDFSGKTINYQVANQMHNLRKWQQRVRVSSPRERRLANVLSVIGTACQNQSLSDNVLETASMIYRNLDNRVEVKGKSVACIAAAVIYMACKQCDVVRSLEEICAGTGLAKDLKMKTKLAAKYYRTLVMELGSVTAPVITMDKYISKISNLTNTDVRVERLALEIAEKTKDMNVADGKAPNGIAAAYLYIGSILLGQNVLQRDVSSVAGVTEVTIRNRCKEILSCYKLKLTLRPTFAKS
- a CDS encoding DUF47 domain-containing protein → MGQWLSWVKSNEKEILTILDNLALKAKETSEQLVDLFLNMDRASDYQERIKKLEREADDLTRSIFAELNKTFITPLDREDIQRIAAKTDDVIDYMEGIAGRITSYHIASAPPFMLEIAKQLAEAIKEVEILISQLKHVKADKSLIEHCRKISDIEHKIDDLYRTAVGQLFETNDAVNIIKLKDIYEAIETASDRCLDVADVIEDIVLKYT
- a CDS encoding signal recognition particle subunit SRP19/SEC65 family protein — translated: MKDYEHFVIWLDYFNKTLTKKMGRRLPKEKCVFDPSLKELIDATKEAGFEVTESDEKVRFPRRAYVRSGYITLPKSTPKMQAMYKISERLVAKRAKQSK
- a CDS encoding 30S ribosomal protein S8e, whose protein sequence is MKRSTENLATSKITGGRRHPLRTRRKYDMDRFPNEAVIGTQTTVTRDVRAGLVKTALKTADHVNLALNDGKVKKSKILKVLENATNNDYQRRGVISKGAVLETEDGKCKVVSRPGQHGVVNAILIK
- a CDS encoding H/ACA ribonucleoprotein complex subunit GAR1, giving the protein MQEVGEIMHLASSGRVIIRLKRQLEEGNFVCDESGRRIAKVAELIGPVSNPYASAISLTNNIKKYVGTKVYFLDEPVIKQKNRKQRR
- a CDS encoding chromosome segregation protein ScpA; the protein is MSHSAENISQAPVNVLFNPNTITKKDVWEINIVQILEILISILKKADKKDLRVAGMAALSSSLIHRMKVERIFALQKAAMEKKPMRERSDVDIQLLNIPYRHEATYPVTLDELLDLLENLIGTIANPRSRRGSQLRFEPVEVPDFKDYFVSLENIIGKYEDLILRKIENDGFGFLHKIVADLDVTDSIRCFFAILFLARDQKVDLEQIDDDIKITVIQQATGA
- the scpB gene encoding SMC-Scp complex subunit ScpB; the protein is MTKVEDENEAAARLEAALYSAGRPLSVEELIKASGTESRTKTLALLGALEKKVKTAFRAIEIAVLPDGSYVFQLKPEFNNVVRRYASKPILANATLKTLSYIAYMQPISSKQLVETRGTGVYSHLKELEQLDYISHQNVGRLKIYMTTAKFQKYFGISGDSDVLKEKLFKKIRRPASVPQPLTQQA
- a CDS encoding P-II family nitrogen regulator, translated to MKKIEAIIRSQNFANIKAQISKVGSYIIAKHNISNSEIYEKQSGSRLGSTGLKSVPLVKIELVVPDLEAKDVIKIISASSGIKPSDGGKIFVSEMTEIVDMATLEGEKELETAEQSNTKRSRLVPLQKYTLLKVEEFYEQNKESLQANYKIKSFSDFVNFCILQHLAIFEEKTRSHKSVYDLNTV
- a CDS encoding inorganic phosphate transporter is translated as MYELAIGAIVAALIFDFVNGWNDAANSVATVIGTRVLKPLHAVLLSAAANFIGPFLFGVAVATTIAKGILNPDDVTIYMIIGGLVGATSWASICTYFGLPISVSHSLIGGLIGTGLAVVGFERLLFDGLYKVLIGIVVSPLGGMAIGIIFTTVIITVFAKKRPGPVNKTFGKLQLFSSAWFALTHGANDGQKTMGIIVLILMSEGILSTFEVPIWVILAASSAIALGTFIGGFKVIKTLGIKIARLKPYQGFAAETGGGIVLAVFASLGIPASTTHAITGSIMGSGAARRKHAVRWKVGRQIVAAWLITIPGSAAIAFAATTMINWIVGV
- a CDS encoding response regulator codes for the protein MAKKEPDFDLALTHLRNNQIMAAYNMFTSIAESIKNIDPVKAALSYILASECRGRQNKDASSEATEAGRLFLSYGKKQKDYLAKSAFLCAAKCFLKASRYDDAKDAFERSKEFQIKDTEQDQRPILVVDDSRAIVLKLENHLENLGYRNIHTASTGNGALKEVKKLLKENPVVLLDMGLPDITGDVVADKILQEKPDTQIILITADEKTTKRVKDTISSGAVAFIQKPFTITELKRALETAESEYSILEK
- a CDS encoding alcohol dehydrogenase, which encodes MKAARIIEPEKPLVISDVDTPEPKDSEVLVKVKAVGVCHSDLHLWEGGYDTGDGFMKVTDRGVKFPVIPGHEIVGTITEVGGSVQGFSVGDNVLVYPWIGCGNCPACRVGNDNLCDAPRSLGVFQNGGYAEYVLVPHFKFLAKVSGIDLDAAASLACSGLTAYTAIKKANANSQHSIVIFGAGGLGLMGVQIARAITSANIICVDIDDAKLQTAKELGADSVVNSKDADATQKIISLCGGKGADSVIDFVNAPPTVKMGLAVLRKRGNLILVGLFGGSIDLSLVTVPLKAITIQGAYTGSYNDMLELLGLAKRGVINPIISKRYSLSEANAALEDLKARKILGRAVINP